The DNA window AATGGCGCAACAACTTCGGGTGCAGAATGTTCCGCAACAACTTTTTTAGATAAGATAACATTTAACGAAAATAACTCTAAAAGGAATCCCTTCCACTCATGGATGGTTCTAGAAAGAAGTAAATGTACCCAATTCTACCTTCCTTCTTAGCCACCCATAAACCAATCTTAAGTTTTGTTAACTTTAGAATCTAGTAGAGAGACACCTCTCCACAGAGAAGAAACAAACCGAAGACTAACCATTCTAATCTTTGTGACAGTAGTGACAACATAGAACCCATGTCTAGCAATCAAAATATCCCTCTATAAACCAGTGGTTTCAAACATCAAACGCCATTGTCATTTACCTAGAAAAATTAGAAAGATCCCAATCTCCAAGATCATCTCTACTTTTGAGTTTGCTAGGGATTTATAATTCCTATTATACCTACTATTTTAATATGTTATTACCTTCGTTTAGGAAGATTTGACAAACTGAACTTATATCATTCAGAAACATTATTACCCAGATATAAACTGCAAAGCACATTGTCCATTTATTTAATTTGCATtgcataatgataataatataataCACGACACGATCATCAAGACATTACCGATACATTTATTCCATACTAAGGAAGCAATGAAGCATCAAGAGAAGCAAACATGATGCATGCTTATATATGCTACATGCATGCCATTACAAACATCACAATAATCATAAAGATGCAATACTACATGCATGCTTAAATGGACTTATAATGCAACTCTTTCTCCCTTGACAAGATGGCCATCAATGTCTCTAgtgcttttgctaaggtaatccATCCAGCCATTTGGAGTATCAACatcttcattgattttcacaTAATCAATAGTCCATTTAACAGCAGCAGTGCCATCAGCCTTATTAATCACTTCAAGAATGAGCTTAAAAACAGTAAAGTTGTCAATATCTCCACCAAATAGCTTGTAAGTGATTTTTTTGTTCTCATCATCAACTTCTTCAATACTTTCATTACATGTGTGTATCTCACCATCTGTTCTCATGTCATAGACAATTAATACCAATGGTTAATAAAGAGATATCCAGACCAGAAATGTGAGATATAATTTATGTAAAATGCTAATAAGGATGCATTATTTCtaagataaatattttattgttttcatttcacctaatattttttcaatttagAAAGGGATGCTAGGAATATGGTACTAATAAAAATTCATGATTGGTTGTTTGTAAAGCCACTTGTTATGTTTGTGTTCATGCAAGTATTTTTCCTAATGTAGTAGAATGATTTTGACATCTCAATATTTTTTTCtagaaaatttaattattttttaaattatttacaatttatttatttaaaactaaAACTTGCCTAATATGGATCTTTAAAAAATAATCCAATATAACCTCTTgccttttttataaaaaaccaacttaataaaattaaatctaatatattattaaaattaaatttattaaaaataattaaaacctatcttttaatttattttacaagTCCATATTACATGCATCCTCAAAACTCTCAAAAACCTTATAGTATCTTAAACAAAATTTACTAAATTAGGTTACTATTGTTGATCTGCTGATGTGGAGCAGAAGTAGTTGTATCTATATATAGGTC is part of the Vicia villosa cultivar HV-30 ecotype Madison, WI unplaced genomic scaffold, Vvil1.0 ctg.000650F_1_1_2_unsc, whole genome shotgun sequence genome and encodes:
- the LOC131630152 gene encoding MLP-like protein 34 codes for the protein TYVIDGEIHTCNESIEEVDDENKKITYKLFGGDIDNFTVFKLILEVINKADGTAAVKWTIDYVKINEDVDTPNGWMDYLSKSTRDIDGHLVKGERVAL